The nucleotide window GGGTGACGGTTTTATCGCATTGTTCGACGTCAATATGGGTTACTCTGCTGTTGAAGTTGCGAGGGAGAGCTTGTTCGTTTTGCTCGGTAATCCGCGTAACACGAATATGTCTCAAGGAAGGGATTTCGAGAAATGGAATCAGGCGGGCCAGGGGTATACCTAGCGGTTTATAAGAATTAGTTGGTTGAGATTCTTTGAATGTAAGATGTGTCAAGCGGGTGAGGATCCCTGATTCAGGGCATGCTGCCGATGAGATGACTTCGTCAAAACGAGGCGTGGGAGCGGGACCGTTTTGGCCATATCCGTGCTCATTGCATGGcaagaaaacagaaagacGTTTTAGATTCTTTAGCCGAAGCAATAGCAGAGCGAACCAGGGATTCCTCAGGGGCTGACAGGAGTCGAGTCTTTGGTCAGATTCAAGTTCCTTTTGCCAACGCTGGATCATCTGTCTGGTCAGCGGACGAGAGAGCAAGTCTCCCCGTCCTGTTTCCTGAAGAGCTCTAGACAGCTTTATTTTTGGAGAACCCGGATATACGAAAGGGACCAACTCCAGCGACCGGACGAAACCAGCAAGACCTGGGTTTTCATCGATGGCATAAGGGAGGCATCGGGCAGGAGGGCCAATCTTGTCTAGGCGGAAATCGGTGTTCAACAGCCGGTATCTTCCTGAAACTTGAATCTCGCGGTAGAGCTCCGGGGTGAAAGTGGAATAGTAGTATTTCGATAAGAGAACCAGCCGGTATAAATCATCAATCAAGAGATATCGGCCGATTCGTATATGCAGCTCGGGGGGCAATCGATCCATGATGCCTGAGCGAGGTATACCTTGCAAGAGAGTTATTGTTTCTTGCTTAGCTTAAATTCAGCGGGGCCTGTACTAAAATGAGCGAGCAGGAAATAGGAAGATCTAGTGTTGTCCCTCTGCAATTTATATGTTGTAGCATGAATATGTGGAGGAAGCTCAGGTATGATAAACCACAGGAGTCCTATGTACGGGGGATGCAATATTGAATGGAAGGTCCCTAATGGACTCTATTAGATTAGTAGGAAGCTGTCCCTTCTAAGAGAGAGC belongs to Aspergillus luchuensis IFO 4308 DNA, chromosome 3, nearly complete sequence and includes:
- a CDS encoding uncharacterized protein (InterPro:IPR001810;~go_function: GO:0005515 - protein binding [Evidence IEA]); protein product: MDRLPPELHIRIGRYLLIDDLYRLVLLSKYYYSTFTPELYREIQVSGRYRLLNTDFRLDKIGPPARCLPYAIDENPGLAGFVRSLELVPFVYPGSPKIKLSRALQETGRGDLLSRPLTRQMIQRWQKELESDQRLDSCQPLRNPWFALLLLRLKNLKRLSVFLPCNEHGYGQNGPAPTPRFDEVISSAACPESGILTRLTHLTFKESQPTNSYKPLGIPLARLIPFLEIPSLRHIRVTRITEQNEQALPRNFNSRVTHIDVEQCDKTVTQLPQLLMGCSELESFTWTLEESTPHRFGYPHSPGFHWEPNRAYDSLYKLRSTLRHLSITSHICDGISYLHHEVEYPQPAYFGSLCDFPVLETLQMRMVNLMPFQPGTQLPVFPLWKTLPSSLKFLSIDNCLKQTSNTLCDELEDLAVHCPTHFSQLEEVHIAYSQYEKINGQQCPACQGWSYSNVKANPALVARLLALVYKFGKHRVSFSPFGKFKDGKYIGGGK